A region of the uncultured Bacteroides sp. genome:
TCTTTACGTTTGAACGCACCACCTTGTTCGTTAAATGCATCTAGGATCTCAGAAGCTAATTTATCAGCCATACATTTTCCTCCTCTTTTGCGAGCATACAGAATCAAATTTTTCATTGAAACTGATTCTTTACGATCAGGACGAATTTCAGTAGGAACTTGGAAAGTAGCACCTCCAACACGTCTAGACTTAACTTCGACTTGAGGAGTAATATTGTCCAATGCCTTTTTCCAGATTTCCAAAGAGGATTTTTCCTCGTTAGGAAGTTTTGCCTTAACTGTTTCTAAGGCTGCGTAGAAAATTTCGTATGAAGTATTTTTCTTACCATCATACATCAAGTGGTTCACAAATTTGGAAACCTTTTGATCATTAAATACAGGATCCGGAAGGATAACCCGTTTTTTTGGTTTTGCTTTTCTCATTTGTTTGAAAAATAATGTTTTGTTCTTGGCTGCATTAACCTGTCTTCAATTTCCCCGCTGGGGCATTTACTCAACCTTTTATAGCTTATTCCAACAAACCAAAACGAAAATTGATATTTCTAAATCTTTAAAAAATCAGCTAGCTAATGGCAGAATTATTTCTTCTTGCCTTTAGCTGCAGCTGCTGGTTGCCCTGGTTTTGGACGCTTAGCTCCATATTTAGAACGTCTTTGAGTACGTCCTGCAACACCCGCTGTGTCTAATGTTCCACGAACGATGTGATAACGAACACCCGGAAGGTCTTTTACACGACCACCACGTACTAATACGATAGAGTGTTCTTGTAAGTTGTGTCCTTCTCCCGGAATGTACGAGTTAACTTCCTTCTGGTTTGTTAAGCGCACACGAGCTACTTTACGCATTGCAGAGTTAGGCTTCTTTGGAGTGGTTGTGTAAACTCTCACGCAAACGCCACGTCTTTGAGGACATGAGTCTAACGCTGGAGACTTACTTTTATCAACCAAAGCAGCCCTACCTTTTCTTACTAATTGCTGAATTGTAGGCATTTTTAATCGTTTTTTAATTATTATATTATTGTTATATTAATTTCGCTAGTATACATTTTGGGGTGCAAAAATACGAATAATATTTGAATAACCAATTGATTACCCAAAGTTTTTTCTGATTATCAGGCAAAAATAAAAATTTAACAGAACATAAAGCGCTGCTATTACCTGATCAATATACTCTATTTTTGCAATTCTTATGCCTCTCCTGTAAAACCCGGAATAGATTGACCTGCATTCTCTTCATTCAGACGAATAGCTCCAAAAGAATTTTCATATTTGCGCACATTGTCTTCTAAAGCACGCATCAACCTTTTTGCATGTTCAGGAGTCAGAATTACACGACTTTTAACGCCTGCTTTCGGTAATCCGGGCATCACGCGGATAAAATCGACAATAAACTCAGAACTGGAATGGGTAATCACTGCCAGATTAGCATATGTTCCTTGAGCCACTTCATCACTCAATTCTATCTGCAACTGATTGGTTGGGTTTTCATTATTCATTTTTAGAATTGTTATGTCATTACTATTATTTCAGATCGCAAAGATAATGAATAGCTATTAGAATATGGTGGTTAAGACTTTATTATTCCATAGTGTTAGCCTAAAAAACAGCACCCTCTCACAAATATAGTTTTTAGTTACCCGTCCTTTTTATATCTGTATTTAGTCTTGTACAATTTTATTTATCGGTGGTGACAAACTTTAAATAAAAGATCTTTTATATGTCCCGGTATAAAATTTAGCACTCCCACTACCAAAGGGTTTCAGAAGACAGCCCCTTGTTACCCCCCAAAAAACAACCTTTTGTTTTTCTATTTTTCAGGAGTAACTTATTATTTGTATTCTCCCAAGTTAAAACATTGATTCTTTGAATATTAAAAATATAATATTCAAAGACCATATATTAATCTAAAGTCAGCCATCTGTAAACTAAATTCATAAAAGAGTTATTACATCAAACAATAAACAAGAAATTCAGGTATAAAGAATTATAAGCCTAAATGAAATATATTAAGAGAGCAAAATTCTTATTTCCCTGACTCATTGTACATGCAATTCAATAATTATATGTAAGTTTGTTCCCAAATTAAACAATTATTGATTTATGAAAAAGATTTTTAGTATTTTTTTGGTAGCAGTTTGTTTGTTTATAGCTACCCCTATGCAAGCACAAATTAAATTAGGTGTTAAAGGTGGAGTAAACCTTGCTAATGCAGACTTTTCAGGATTAAAAAGCAATTTCAAAACTGAAAACATGAATGGCTTTTTTATAGGTCCCATGGTAGATATTAATATTCCTATTGTAGGCTTAGGACTTGACGGAGCATTACTTTATGCTGAGAAAGGGACTAAGTTTACCTATTCGAATGAAACTATTAGCAATGAAACAACAAACAAACAAAAAACGATTGAGGTTCCGGTTAATCTGAAATATTCTATAGGATTAGGAAGTCTTGCCAGTATATTCCTAGCAGCAGGTCCAAACTTCTCTTTCGATATTAACAGTGATAACCTGACTAACGATTTACTTGATATTACAAATCAAACTATATCAGAAACAACACCTTCTATTAATAGAAAGAATGCAGAGGTTTCTTTAAATATTGGTGGTGGCGTTAAGCTAATCAAACATTTACAACTTGGCATTAATTATAATCTGCCTTTAACCGATTCCGCAAAAGAGAATTTTGCAAAGGGTAATTTAGGCGAATTAACCAATGTAATTAGTGGTACATCATTTAAAAGTAAAACAAAAGTTTGGCAAGTATCTGTAGCCTATATTTTCTAAAAAACATATACCTTATATAAAAAAGGAGGTTTCTCATTTTGGGAAGCCTCCTTTTTTATATCTTTGTCACACGAAAAAAGAAACAATTTGAAAAAGTTTGCAGACGTTATATTACCCCTCCCATTACCCAAACATTTTACTTATTCTCTACCAGAAGAAATGGCTGAAGAAGTACAGATTGGGTGCAGGGTCATTGTACCTTTCGGACGCAAAAAGTTCTACACTGCAATAGTATATAACATACATTACTCTGCTCCTGAAGGATACGAGACTAAAGAGGTTACAACAATCCTTGATACAAAACCTATCCTCCTTCCATTACAATTCAAGTTCTGGGAATGGCTTTCTTCTTATTATCTTTGCACACAAGGTGATGTGTATAAAGCAGCCTTACCATCGGGATTAAAACTGGAGAGTGAAACTATTGTAGAATACAATCCTGACTTTGAATGCTCTGTTCCTTTATCAGACCGTGAGCATACATTAATAAATCTATTAGAAAATAAAACGGAGCAGACCGTTAGTCAACTAGAAAAGGATAGTGGTTTAAAGAATCTTTTACCTATCATTAAATCTTTGTTAGACAAGGAAGCCATATTTGTTAAAGAGGAGCTTAAACGTAGTTATCAGCCAAAGCTGGAGATTCGTGTTCGTTTAACTGATGCAGCCAAAGATGAAGCTTATCTGCATAAGCAATTCACAGATCTGGCACGCGCTCAAAAGCAGTTAGCTCTCTTAATGAAGTATCTGGAACTTTCTCATTTCCTTAGTGGTGGAATTCTAAAGGAAGTGAGCAAAAAAGAACTGATTAAAAAAGCAGAAGCCTCACCTGCTGCTTTTAATGGACTGGTTGAAAAAAAAGTATTTGAGGTTTACAGACAGGAAATAGGCCGTTTGGCTTCAACATCCCGATCTACTATAGAAGTAAATCCACTCAACGAATATCAGTTACACGCCTATCAAGAGATACTGATCTCCTTCAAAAAGAAGAATGTATGCTTACTTCATGGAGTAACTTCAAGTGGAAAGACTGAAGTTTATATTCATCTTATCGAGAAAACAATAAAGGCTGGAAAACAGGTTCTCTATTTATTGCCGGAGATTGCACTGACCACCCAGATAACGGAACGTTTAAAACGAGTATTTGGGAATAAGCTGGGCATTTATCATTCTAAGTTTTCAGATGGCGAAAGAGTAGAAATCTGGCTTAAGCAATTAGGGAACGAGGGGTATGACATTATCCTTGGCGTTCGCTCTTCCATATTCCTACCTTTCCAGAACCTTGGCTTGGTTATTGTGGACGAGGAACATGAAAACACATACAAGCAATATGACCCGGCACCACGTTACCATGCCCGTAATGCAGCAATTGTTCTGGCTTCTTTATATGGTGCAAAAACATTATTAGGCACTGCCACTCCTTCGGTTGAGACTTACTATAACGCCACAACTGGTAAATATGGACTGGTAGAACTGAATGAGCGATATCAGGATATTCAGTTGCCCGAGATTCTTTCCGTAGACATCAAAGAGCTTGCACGCAAGAAGAGGATGAATGGACAGTTCTCTCCTATCTTATTGGAACATGTGCGCAAGACATTAGAAAATAAGGAACAGATTATTCTCTTTCAGAATCGCAGAGGATTTGCCCCTATGATTGAATGTAAAACCTGCGGTTGGGTTCCTAAGTGCAAGAACTGCGATGTGAGTCTCACCTATCATAAAGGGATTAACCAACTCACCTGCCATTATTGCGGTTACACCTATCAGGTTCCACGCTCCTGCCCGGCTTGCGAAAGTATTGAACTGGTAAACCGTGGCTTTGGAACCGAGAAAGTGGAAGATGATATTAAAGCTCTTTTCCCCGAGGCAAGGGTTGCCCGAATGGATTTGGATACCACCCGTACCCGCACGGCTTATGAGAAGATTATTGCAAACTTTGAGCAAGGGAAAACAGATATACTTATTGGTACTCAAATGGTTTCCAAAGGGCTTGACTTTGACAATGTAAGCGTAGTTGGAATACTGAATGCCGATACAATGCTTAATTATCCGGATTTTCGTTCTTACGAACGGGCTTTTCAACTGATGGCTCAAGTCTCAGGAAGAGCAGGACGAAAAAATAAACAAGGGCTGGTTATATTACAAACGAAATCAATAGACCATCCCATTATTCACCAGGTAATAGCAAACAATTACCAACAGATGTATGCCGACCAGCTGGCAGAACGTCAGATGTTCCGTTATCCACCATATTACAGACTGGTATATGTATACCTCAAAAACCGGAATGCTGATTTACTTGACATCATGGCACGTACCATGGCCGAAAAACTCACTAGTATCTTTGGAAGTCGTGTTCTGGGACCGGATAATCCGCCCGTAGCCCGCATTCAGTCGCTGTTTATCAAGAAAATTATTGTAAAGATTGAGAGCAATGCATCTATGGAAAAAGCGCGCAGACTACTATTACAAGTGCAAAAAGAGATGATAGAGGACGAACGATTTAAATCACTGATTGTATATTATGATGTAGATCCTTTCTAAATTATGAATGAAAAGAAAAAATACAGAATACTTTTTGTCTGCCTCGGCAACATTTGCCGTTCGCCACTGGCGGAAGAAATAATGCAAACTTATCTTGAAAGAGAGGGGCTGGAAAATATTATTAAAGTAGACTCTGCAGGCATATTGAGTTATCATCAGGGTGAGTTGCCTGATCCACGAATGCGTGCACATGCAATAAAGCGTGGGTATGAGTTGGTGAGCCGTTCCAGACCGGTAAAGAGCGACGACTTTGATAATTTCGATCTTATATTAGGCATGGATGACCGAAACATTGATGACCTGAAAGAATTGGCTCCATCTCCTGAAGCGCAGCAAAAGATACATCGCATGACAGATTTCTGTCAACGCATTCCTGTTGATTGTGTTCCTGATCCTTATTTCGGAGGTGCATCAGGATTCGAAAATATTTTGGATATTCTGGAGGATGCCTGTGAAGGATTGCTGGAGTATTTAAAAAACAACCCGAAAGAATAATCTTTCCTTGTACAAAAGATTGCATTCTTCTGTACAAAAGAATTAATTGTCTTGTACAAAAGAAAACAATCTTTTGTACAAGACAACATAAACATTACATTATTCCTTTCCTTTTCAACTCCGGATAACTGACTCTTGTGTGGTAAATAGTACGAAGTTTCTCTTTAAACACGCATTTTACTGTAGCAATATCCTTAAACGTGATAGGGCAATATTTAAAGAATCCGTCCTCCACTTGCGAATCAATAATCTTATCCACCAAGTTACTGATAGACTCTTCCGTATATTCCGGCAAACTACGGGAAGCAGCTTCTACTGAATCTGCCATCATTAAAATTGCCGTTTCTTTGGAGAAAGGATTTGGACCCGGGTAAGTAAAGACCTCTTCGTCAATCTCTTTATCTGGATTTTCATTCTTATAAGATACATAAAAATATTTTGTTTTACCCGTTCCGTGATGCGTACTGATAAAATCTTTAATTACCTTGGGCAGATTATTTTTCTCGGCCAGTTTCAATCCGTCGTGCACATGATTAATAACAACCTGTGCACTCTGCTCATAACTTAATGCTTTATGGGGATTCACGCCCGACTGATTTTCTGTAAAGAAAGCCGGATTTTCCAGTTTCCCAATATCATGATAGAGAGCGCCTGTTCTTACCAGCTGACTTTTACCTCCTATCCTAATAGCAGCTTCCGCCGCCAGATTAGCTACCTGCATAGAATGCTGAAATGTTCCGGGAGCCACTTCCGACAGTTTACGCAACAAACGATTATTAATGTTAGAAAGCTCGACCAGAGTAACGTTGGAAGTAAACCCGAAAGTCTTCTCCAATAGGAATAAGAAAGGATAAGCAAAAAGCAATAATATGCCATTAATAGCAAAATTCATATACATGCTTAAATTAATCTTCGAAATATCATTTTCATGAATCAGTTCCAATGAGAAATTCAAAGCAGCATAGCTAAGCACTATTAAAAAAGCAGTGCGGAATAAGTGAGACCGTTGTGATAATTCCCGTAAACTATAGATCGCAACAAATCCGGCAACAAACTGCAATAGAATGAATTCAAAAGGGAAACGTAAAGTGATAGAGCATATCAAGATGGTTACCGTATGTGTCATGAAGGCGGTACGCGAATCGAGAAAGACCCTTATTACTATGGGCAACATGGCATAAGGAACCATATAAACGTTGAAAATGGAATATTTCACCATCAAAGCAGTGAGCACCGAGAAAAATATAGTGACAGCAAACAGCAATGACAATCCACCTTTATGCTGATAATAATCCTTCCTGAACAAATCAAGGTAAAGCATAAAATAAAGCATCAGCATACCAACAAAAAGAATCTGTCCACCCACAATAAGACGTTGCTGATCAATTGACCCGCTCCTTTTTATAGACTCCTTTTTGAGAGATTCAAGAATACGGAAAGTCCTGTCATTTACAATTTCTCCCCTATCAATGATTTTCTGGCCAGACTGCACCAGCCCGCTGGCCCACGACACAGTGCCCAGAAGTTCTTTTTTTACTTCATCCGACTTCTTCTTATCTAATCTAAGATTAGGTATAATGTAGTTATCCAAATCACACTGACGAAGAATTTCTTTACTAAAATGAATAGTGTCCGCATTCAGCAAATACTCGTAAGCAGTCTTAATCGTAAAGAGTTCATTAGAAGGTTTTGCATTTGCCATCATCTCTTTGGCCAACATTACAGATCGGATATGACTGTTCTTTAAGTTGGTCATTTCAGCACTTGTTACAACACCGGCTTTATAGATCTGCTTCAATACAACATTAACGTGTTGAAAGTAAAAAGGCGAAAGCGCTTTGCTTTTTAGTCCATGATTAAAATCAGCATTTAGTTTTGAAAGAGCCTTTTGCTCCATCCTTTGATTATAAAAAAAATAAGGCTGGTAGAACTTCATCATACTGTCTTGTTCTTGCTTTACCAAGGCTTCATCTTTATAAACTGGAAAGTCAAAAGGAGCAGTCAAAAGTCCATATTTCCAAGGTTTATCAATATCAAATTGATAGTTAAACTTCCCGCTACGAGGTAAAAAATAGACAATTACTGTCACTGTAGCCAGAAAAATCAGCGCCTTATATATCAAATCTTTATTTGAAGAGCGTTTTCTATTTCTTAACTTATTCATTTTAATATAAATTTTGCCGAAAAGTACAAAAAAAAACAATAAGAACACTCTTTTTCACCATTAAGACCAACACAAACACCAAAGTTATGCTGTAGTTCGAAAAAAATAAATTAATTTTGCACCGATTTTATATTATATCAAAGCAATATGACAGAAAGAAAAGTAAGAGTTCGTTTTGCTCCAAGTCCAACAGGAGCATTACATATTGGCGGAGTACGCACAGCATTATACAATTATTTATTTGCTCGCCAACATGGCGGGGAAATGATATTTCGCATAGAAGACACTGATTCTCACCGATTTGTTCCTGGGGCAGAAGAATACATCATCGAAGCCTTCCAATGGCTAGGCATTAAGTTTGATGAAGGAGTAAGCTTTGGTGGAAGCTATGGCCCTTACCGTCAGTCTGAACGCAGAGAAATATACAAGAAATATGTAAAAATATTATTAGATAACGAGAAAGCATATATAGCGTTTGATACTCCTGAAGAGCTTGATGCCAAACGTGCAGAGGTGCAAAATTTCCAATATGATGCTTCTACCCGCGTCAACATGCGTAACTCTTTGACTCTTTCTGCAGAAGAAGTTAAAGGTTTGATTGATTCCGGAAAACAATACGTAGTAAGGATGAAGATTGAACCTAATGAAAATGTTCATGTTCAGGATATTATCCGTGGAGAAGTTATCATCAACTCATCTATTCTGGATGACAAGGTTTTGTATAAATCAGCGGATGAATTACCAACTTATCATCTTGCCAATATAGTAGATGACCATCTTATGGAAGTATCTCACGTAATTCGCGGAGAAGAGTGGTTGCCTTCAGCACCATTACATGTACTTCTTTACCGTGCTTTTGGATGGGAAGATACAATGCCGGAATTTGCTCACCTTCCACTCTTACTTAAACCAGATGGGAATGGTAAACTGAGCAAGCGTGATGGAGATCGCCTTGGTTTCCCAGTTTTTCCATTGCAATGGAATGACCCAAAATCAGGAGAGATTTCTTCCGGATACCGCGAATCAGGTTATCTGCCTGAAGCTGTAATTAACTTCCTTGCTCTGCTTGGATGGAATCCGGGTAATGATCAGGAAATTATGTCAATGGAAGAACTTATTAAACTATTTGATCTTCACAGATGTAGCAAAGCCGGTGCTAAGTTTGATTATGAAAAGGGAAAATGGTTCAATCATCAATATATCCAGCTTAAATCTAATGAGGAGATAGCAAACTTGTTTTTGCCATACTTGAAAGAGCAAGGTGTAGATGCTTCTTTTGATAAGATTGTAACAGTAGTTGGTTTGATGAAAGAGCGCGTGAGCTTTGTGAAAGAACTGTGGGAACAATGCAAGTTTTTCTTTGTAGCTCCAACAGAATACGATGAGAAAACTGTAAAAAAACGCTGGAAAGAAGATTCTCCTGCTCAGATGACAGAACTTATGCATGT
Encoded here:
- the rpsG gene encoding 30S ribosomal protein S7; the protein is MRKAKPKKRVILPDPVFNDQKVSKFVNHLMYDGKKNTSYEIFYAALETVKAKLPNEEKSSLEIWKKALDNITPQVEVKSRRVGGATFQVPTEIRPDRKESVSMKNLILYARKRGGKCMADKLASEILDAFNEQGGAFKRKEDMHRMAEANRAFAHFRF
- a CDS encoding DUF3467 domain-containing protein — its product is MNNENPTNQLQIELSDEVAQGTYANLAVITHSSSEFIVDFIRVMPGLPKAGVKSRVILTPEHAKRLMRALEDNVRKYENSFGAIRLNEENAGQSIPGFTGEA
- a CDS encoding HDIG domain-containing metalloprotein; its protein translation is MNKLRNRKRSSNKDLIYKALIFLATVTVIVYFLPRSGKFNYQFDIDKPWKYGLLTAPFDFPVYKDEALVKQEQDSMMKFYQPYFFYNQRMEQKALSKLNADFNHGLKSKALSPFYFQHVNVVLKQIYKAGVVTSAEMTNLKNSHIRSVMLAKEMMANAKPSNELFTIKTAYEYLLNADTIHFSKEILRQCDLDNYIIPNLRLDKKKSDEVKKELLGTVSWASGLVQSGQKIIDRGEIVNDRTFRILESLKKESIKRSGSIDQQRLIVGGQILFVGMLMLYFMLYLDLFRKDYYQHKGGLSLLFAVTIFFSVLTALMVKYSIFNVYMVPYAMLPIVIRVFLDSRTAFMTHTVTILICSITLRFPFEFILLQFVAGFVAIYSLRELSQRSHLFRTAFLIVLSYAALNFSLELIHENDISKINLSMYMNFAINGILLLFAYPFLFLLEKTFGFTSNVTLVELSNINNRLLRKLSEVAPGTFQHSMQVANLAAEAAIRIGGKSQLVRTGALYHDIGKLENPAFFTENQSGVNPHKALSYEQSAQVVINHVHDGLKLAEKNNLPKVIKDFISTHHGTGKTKYFYVSYKNENPDKEIDEEVFTYPGPNPFSKETAILMMADSVEAASRSLPEYTEESISNLVDKIIDSQVEDGFFKYCPITFKDIATVKCVFKEKLRTIYHTRVSYPELKRKGIM
- a CDS encoding low molecular weight protein-tyrosine-phosphatase; this encodes MNEKKKYRILFVCLGNICRSPLAEEIMQTYLEREGLENIIKVDSAGILSYHQGELPDPRMRAHAIKRGYELVSRSRPVKSDDFDNFDLILGMDDRNIDDLKELAPSPEAQQKIHRMTDFCQRIPVDCVPDPYFGGASGFENILDILEDACEGLLEYLKNNPKE
- the rpsL gene encoding 30S ribosomal protein S12, translated to MPTIQQLVRKGRAALVDKSKSPALDSCPQRRGVCVRVYTTTPKKPNSAMRKVARVRLTNQKEVNSYIPGEGHNLQEHSIVLVRGGRVKDLPGVRYHIVRGTLDTAGVAGRTQRRSKYGAKRPKPGQPAAAAKGKKK
- the priA gene encoding primosomal protein N': MKKFADVILPLPLPKHFTYSLPEEMAEEVQIGCRVIVPFGRKKFYTAIVYNIHYSAPEGYETKEVTTILDTKPILLPLQFKFWEWLSSYYLCTQGDVYKAALPSGLKLESETIVEYNPDFECSVPLSDREHTLINLLENKTEQTVSQLEKDSGLKNLLPIIKSLLDKEAIFVKEELKRSYQPKLEIRVRLTDAAKDEAYLHKQFTDLARAQKQLALLMKYLELSHFLSGGILKEVSKKELIKKAEASPAAFNGLVEKKVFEVYRQEIGRLASTSRSTIEVNPLNEYQLHAYQEILISFKKKNVCLLHGVTSSGKTEVYIHLIEKTIKAGKQVLYLLPEIALTTQITERLKRVFGNKLGIYHSKFSDGERVEIWLKQLGNEGYDIILGVRSSIFLPFQNLGLVIVDEEHENTYKQYDPAPRYHARNAAIVLASLYGAKTLLGTATPSVETYYNATTGKYGLVELNERYQDIQLPEILSVDIKELARKKRMNGQFSPILLEHVRKTLENKEQIILFQNRRGFAPMIECKTCGWVPKCKNCDVSLTYHKGINQLTCHYCGYTYQVPRSCPACESIELVNRGFGTEKVEDDIKALFPEARVARMDLDTTRTRTAYEKIIANFEQGKTDILIGTQMVSKGLDFDNVSVVGILNADTMLNYPDFRSYERAFQLMAQVSGRAGRKNKQGLVILQTKSIDHPIIHQVIANNYQQMYADQLAERQMFRYPPYYRLVYVYLKNRNADLLDIMARTMAEKLTSIFGSRVLGPDNPPVARIQSLFIKKIIVKIESNASMEKARRLLLQVQKEMIEDERFKSLIVYYDVDPF
- a CDS encoding porin family protein, with protein sequence MKKIFSIFLVAVCLFIATPMQAQIKLGVKGGVNLANADFSGLKSNFKTENMNGFFIGPMVDINIPIVGLGLDGALLYAEKGTKFTYSNETISNETTNKQKTIEVPVNLKYSIGLGSLASIFLAAGPNFSFDINSDNLTNDLLDITNQTISETTPSINRKNAEVSLNIGGGVKLIKHLQLGINYNLPLTDSAKENFAKGNLGELTNVISGTSFKSKTKVWQVSVAYIF
- the gltX gene encoding glutamate--tRNA ligase, producing the protein MTERKVRVRFAPSPTGALHIGGVRTALYNYLFARQHGGEMIFRIEDTDSHRFVPGAEEYIIEAFQWLGIKFDEGVSFGGSYGPYRQSERREIYKKYVKILLDNEKAYIAFDTPEELDAKRAEVQNFQYDASTRVNMRNSLTLSAEEVKGLIDSGKQYVVRMKIEPNENVHVQDIIRGEVIINSSILDDKVLYKSADELPTYHLANIVDDHLMEVSHVIRGEEWLPSAPLHVLLYRAFGWEDTMPEFAHLPLLLKPDGNGKLSKRDGDRLGFPVFPLQWNDPKSGEISSGYRESGYLPEAVINFLALLGWNPGNDQEIMSMEELIKLFDLHRCSKAGAKFDYEKGKWFNHQYIQLKSNEEIANLFLPYLKEQGVDASFDKIVTVVGLMKERVSFVKELWEQCKFFFVAPTEYDEKTVKKRWKEDSPAQMTELMHVIEGIDDFSIENQEKIVMDWIASKEYHLGNIMNAFRLTLVGEGKGPHMFDISAVLGKEETIARMKRAIDAIKK